In Saccharothrix violaceirubra, the following are encoded in one genomic region:
- a CDS encoding M16 family metallopeptidase translates to MTEIHRGTVGGLTVLCVPDHRLRTVSLALGLAYGARFDPPGQGGVAHLLEHVLMAGETGREHSFCEQVERLGGHANAQTAPDTMAFYAQVAAEDVDRVAPDLCAAVLAPEIGAADFDREREVVLQELAGAAADPGDVVQDAFLAAAFAGHPLGRPVGGVPDELRALNLDDVVTAHERVFSTRPAALVAVGPLEVDRVVDLIAGAVPRRRAAEFVPTTPEPLSPVVADGPHDGFSWLCTGSRAPSRHEGDHSAYVVLACLLGSSPASVLYRKLRVERALSYSFQAWTTAYAESGVWRVLVGTDSSTVDDCRVAVRAALTEMATGGPASADLDAARRQARMDLVRTAEAPLDLAVHLLKRTWAGAVDWTVDGGIAGVTGVSAERVRLAARQVLDGLVEVVRP, encoded by the coding sequence ATGACCGAGATCCACCGCGGCACCGTCGGCGGGCTGACGGTGCTCTGCGTCCCCGACCACCGGCTGCGCACCGTCAGTCTCGCGCTCGGCCTGGCCTACGGCGCGCGGTTCGACCCGCCGGGCCAGGGCGGTGTCGCCCACCTGCTGGAACACGTGCTGATGGCCGGCGAGACCGGGCGGGAGCACTCCTTCTGCGAGCAGGTCGAGCGGCTCGGCGGGCATGCCAACGCGCAGACCGCTCCGGACACGATGGCCTTCTACGCCCAGGTGGCCGCCGAGGACGTCGACCGGGTGGCCCCCGACCTGTGCGCGGCGGTCCTGGCGCCGGAGATCGGCGCCGCCGACTTCGACCGGGAGCGCGAGGTCGTGCTCCAGGAGCTGGCCGGTGCCGCCGCCGATCCGGGCGACGTCGTCCAGGACGCCTTCCTGGCCGCGGCGTTCGCCGGGCACCCGCTGGGCCGCCCGGTCGGCGGCGTGCCCGACGAGTTGCGCGCGCTGAACCTGGACGACGTGGTGACCGCGCACGAGCGGGTGTTCTCCACCCGACCGGCGGCCCTGGTCGCCGTCGGTCCGCTGGAGGTGGACCGGGTGGTGGACCTGATCGCCGGGGCGGTGCCCCGACGCCGGGCCGCCGAGTTCGTCCCGACCACGCCGGAGCCGTTGTCCCCCGTCGTCGCCGACGGTCCGCACGACGGGTTCTCCTGGCTGTGCACGGGTTCCCGGGCGCCCAGCCGACACGAGGGCGACCACAGCGCGTACGTCGTGCTGGCGTGCCTGCTGGGTTCCAGCCCCGCGTCGGTGCTGTACCGGAAGCTGCGTGTGGAGCGCGCCCTGTCGTACTCGTTCCAGGCGTGGACCACCGCCTACGCGGAGTCCGGCGTCTGGCGGGTCCTCGTCGGCACCGATTCGTCCACTGTGGACGACTGCCGGGTCGCGGTCCGCGCGGCGTTGACGGAGATGGCGACCGGCGGTCCCGCCTCGGCCGATCTCGACGCGGCCCGCCGGCAGGCCAGGATGGACCTGGTGCGCACCGCCGAGGCACCGTTGGACCTGGCCGTGCACCTGCTGAAGCGGACCTGGGCGGGCGCGGTCGACTGGACGGTGGACGGCGGGATCGCGGGAGTGACCGGCGTGTCCGCCGAACGCGTCCGGCTCGCCGCCCGACAGGTGCTCGACGGACTGGTGGAGGTCGTGCGACCGTGA
- a CDS encoding transcriptional regulator has product MFDKAARLAGHPSDYSVSQAMGVNRSTVTRVRAGTLHPGPAFIAGALRAFPPLTFEDLFECFTDAPPARPGPSRRPENGSSAAFE; this is encoded by the coding sequence ATGTTCGACAAGGCCGCACGCCTGGCCGGCCACCCCTCCGACTACTCGGTCTCCCAAGCCATGGGCGTCAACCGCTCCACCGTCACCCGCGTCCGCGCCGGAACACTCCACCCCGGCCCCGCCTTCATCGCCGGAGCACTCCGCGCCTTCCCACCACTGACCTTCGAGGACCTCTTCGAGTGCTTCACGGACGCCCCGCCGGCGCGACCGGGGCCCTCCCGTCGGCCGGAAAACGGTTCTTCGGCGGCATTCGAATAG
- a CDS encoding helix-turn-helix domain-containing protein: MAVRRTGLVRARQAAGFTQETFAEAMGVDRSAVVRWEGGTRRPSPHQRPRMSGLLAITTGALDDLLHPPPGDIASTPPSGGSGSLPIAMFHADAPSLQEEADRLGLATVGCADHLPDGGDDVLRRELLAGVLGVAGAALIGPSRADAQALSRVPATVNGLRRLVESVQSDYLACRYSRLAAGLPEVVRYAHALRASVDSASHARVDGLMATAYRHATWLALRLGEDGLAAGLSNQSLSIAQASGDPLVEAEAAQLGAVVLRRFDQTDQAQRLVLDTAGRLDSTGLVEPGHTAAYAMLLETGAYTAAIAGRRDTALDLHAEASLAVCTIGGAQPVTLTPSWIDSRHLGLYEISVHRKLGDFGTSIEAARAIRPGSITVTERLVRYWEDVALTFGAWGKREQAFHALLAAERAAPEEVRLRPWARDLTRRLRSSGPRLPGLTEFAARAAIT; encoded by the coding sequence ATGGCGGTCAGACGCACCGGTCTGGTGCGTGCCAGGCAGGCGGCCGGGTTCACCCAGGAGACCTTCGCCGAGGCCATGGGCGTCGACCGCAGCGCGGTGGTGCGGTGGGAAGGCGGCACGCGGAGGCCCTCGCCCCATCAACGACCCAGGATGTCGGGATTGTTGGCGATCACGACGGGTGCCTTGGACGACCTGCTGCATCCCCCGCCGGGGGACATCGCGTCGACGCCGCCATCCGGGGGTTCCGGTTCGTTGCCGATCGCGATGTTCCACGCCGACGCGCCGTCACTCCAGGAGGAGGCGGATCGGCTCGGACTCGCTACGGTGGGCTGCGCAGATCATCTTCCGGATGGTGGTGACGACGTGCTGCGACGTGAACTGCTGGCAGGAGTCCTCGGTGTCGCCGGTGCCGCGCTGATCGGCCCGAGCCGCGCCGATGCCCAGGCACTGTCCAGGGTTCCCGCGACCGTCAACGGGCTGCGCCGGCTCGTCGAGAGCGTCCAGTCCGACTACCTTGCCTGCCGCTACTCCCGGCTGGCGGCGGGCCTGCCGGAGGTCGTCAGGTACGCCCACGCCCTCCGCGCCTCGGTCGACTCCGCTTCGCACGCCCGGGTCGACGGGCTGATGGCGACGGCCTACCGGCACGCCACCTGGTTGGCGCTGCGCCTGGGTGAGGACGGTCTGGCAGCCGGCCTGTCGAACCAGTCGCTGTCGATCGCGCAGGCTTCCGGCGATCCGCTGGTGGAGGCTGAGGCCGCACAACTGGGGGCCGTGGTGCTGCGCCGGTTCGATCAGACGGACCAGGCGCAGCGCCTGGTGCTGGACACCGCCGGCCGGCTCGACTCGACGGGACTGGTCGAACCCGGTCACACCGCTGCCTACGCGATGCTGCTGGAAACCGGCGCCTACACCGCCGCCATCGCCGGACGACGTGACACCGCCTTGGACCTGCACGCCGAAGCGTCCCTCGCGGTATGCACCATCGGCGGTGCCCAACCCGTGACCCTCACGCCGTCCTGGATCGACTCCCGACACCTCGGTCTGTACGAGATCAGCGTGCACCGCAAGCTCGGCGACTTCGGCACGTCGATCGAGGCCGCCCGCGCCATCCGACCGGGCTCGATCACCGTGACCGAACGGCTGGTGCGCTACTGGGAGGACGTCGCCCTCACCTTCGGCGCGTGGGGCAAACGGGAACAGGCGTTCCACGCCCTGCTCGCGGCGGAACGGGCCGCACCCGAGGAGGTCCGCCTGCGGCCGTGGGCCCGCGATCTCACCCGTCGGCTGCGCTCGTCCGGCCCACGCCTGCCCGGCCTGACCGAGTTCGCCGCCCGCGCCGCGATCACGTGA
- a CDS encoding Imm1 family immunity protein has translation MSPHELEVWFDAAQDETVPVLVRTDAELDALLDRLVDRDLPHPPNMTLTTRPLVGPHATPDHLVKIDTDRSAGLGAILLLGPLDIVPTTALDHDRIDPEGGIWVTRTDPPAPDTAPPLYIDKATRTRYPHDAALPLATWRIALHELLHTGLRPTTVDWQPSDVY, from the coding sequence GTGAGCCCTCACGAACTCGAAGTGTGGTTCGACGCCGCACAGGACGAGACCGTCCCCGTGCTCGTCCGCACCGACGCGGAACTGGACGCGCTGCTGGACCGTCTGGTCGACCGCGACCTTCCCCACCCCCCGAACATGACCCTCACGACCCGCCCCCTCGTCGGACCGCACGCCACGCCCGACCACCTCGTCAAGATCGACACGGACCGGTCCGCGGGACTCGGCGCGATCCTCCTGCTCGGCCCACTCGACATCGTCCCGACCACCGCACTCGACCACGACCGCATCGACCCGGAAGGCGGCATCTGGGTCACCCGAACCGACCCACCCGCACCGGATACGGCACCACCCCTGTACATCGACAAGGCCACCCGGACCCGATACCCCCACGACGCCGCACTCCCACTGGCGACTTGGCGCATCGCCCTGCACGAACTCCTCCACACCGGTCTGCGACCCACCACAGTGGATTGGCAACCCTCCGACGTCTACTGA
- a CDS encoding DddA-like double-stranded DNA deaminase toxin has translation MTTLREGAVGLDTLAGTLDHATTAPARYVSRWTSATTEGDVDREWADGQRRGLPAYVTSGPVVDEDGHHDLVQSGAEPDGEDKRIPGHLKAAGVVPPIGSPTTARHVEVKAAWRLRDSGTRDATVVVNFPLCTGRPSCAALIPVIPLPGQTLVVHDPHRTHRFHGKAP, from the coding sequence GTGACCACCCTGAGAGAAGGCGCGGTCGGTCTCGACACCCTGGCCGGCACGCTCGACCACGCGACCACAGCGCCGGCGCGCTACGTCTCACGATGGACATCGGCCACCACCGAGGGGGACGTCGACCGGGAGTGGGCGGACGGGCAGAGGAGAGGCCTGCCCGCCTACGTCACCAGCGGCCCGGTGGTGGACGAGGACGGCCACCACGACCTGGTCCAGAGCGGCGCCGAACCCGACGGCGAGGACAAACGCATCCCCGGCCACCTCAAGGCCGCCGGCGTGGTCCCCCCGATCGGGTCGCCGACCACGGCGCGGCATGTCGAGGTCAAGGCCGCGTGGCGGCTGCGCGACAGTGGGACCCGCGACGCGACGGTCGTGGTGAACTTCCCGCTGTGCACCGGCCGGCCATCGTGTGCTGCCCTGATCCCGGTGATCCCGCTGCCGGGGCAGACCCTGGTCGTGCACGACCCCCACAGGACGCACCGATTCCACGGGAAGGCCCCGTGA
- a CDS encoding NUDIX hydrolase encodes MVAFVVHDGRVAVFTQDDEDSGLQVPAGTLRDGERPEEGALREAVEETGLAGLRLVGFLGRYRWDISPIREEVQDRHVFQFAVDVPPPARWDSAELHDGQRAPTPLHFRWLPLDDPGLAELVVGQGTLLDRVVG; translated from the coding sequence GTGGTCGCCTTCGTCGTGCACGACGGCCGGGTGGCGGTGTTCACCCAGGACGACGAGGACTCCGGCCTGCAGGTGCCGGCCGGCACGCTGCGCGACGGCGAGCGGCCGGAGGAGGGCGCGCTGCGGGAGGCGGTCGAGGAGACCGGGCTGGCCGGGTTACGGCTGGTCGGTTTCCTCGGCCGCTACCGGTGGGACATCTCGCCGATCCGGGAGGAGGTCCAGGACCGGCATGTGTTCCAGTTCGCGGTGGACGTGCCGCCGCCCGCGCGGTGGGACAGCGCGGAGTTGCACGACGGGCAGCGTGCGCCGACGCCGTTGCACTTCCGCTGGCTGCCCCTGGACGATCCGGGCTTGGCCGAGCTGGTCGTCGGCCAGGGCACGTTGCTGGACCGCGTGGTCGGCTAG
- a CDS encoding aldo/keto reductase, whose translation MEYRPLGRTGIKVSKLTIGAQNFGVTGTTDHDEAARLLGAALDAGINTIDTADIYGESESVIGDYLSRSGRRDEVVLATKFGTKGLTADPNGKGGSRRWVLRCVERSLRRLNTDHIDLFQLHRFDKHTDFEETLSVLTDLVRAGKVLAVGVSTFPPELIVESQWVSEKRGLVRFRSEQPPYSIFARGVEGHLLPTCQRYGMGVLTWGSLNGGWLSGGYRAGRPFPAGSRAAKSGIDPADPGVLRKLDLVEKLADLAKSAGLTMVQLALGFVTEHPAVSSAIVGLRDRAQLDEALAAADIRLGPDVLERIDEIVAPGTYVDEGQGSAMSSNRGDSGFTAEPFRNPGQRRRPR comes from the coding sequence GTGGAATACCGACCTCTCGGTCGCACCGGCATCAAGGTCAGCAAGCTGACCATCGGTGCGCAGAACTTCGGCGTGACCGGCACGACCGACCACGACGAGGCGGCACGCCTGCTGGGCGCGGCGCTCGACGCCGGCATCAACACCATCGACACCGCCGACATCTACGGCGAGTCCGAATCCGTCATCGGCGACTACCTCAGCCGGTCCGGCCGGCGCGACGAGGTCGTGCTGGCCACCAAGTTCGGCACCAAGGGGCTGACCGCCGACCCCAACGGCAAGGGCGGCTCGCGGCGTTGGGTGCTGCGGTGCGTGGAACGCAGCCTGCGCCGGCTGAACACCGACCACATCGACCTGTTCCAGCTCCACCGGTTCGACAAGCACACCGACTTCGAGGAGACCCTGTCGGTGCTCACCGACCTGGTGCGGGCGGGCAAGGTGCTCGCGGTCGGGGTGTCGACGTTTCCGCCCGAGCTGATCGTCGAGTCGCAGTGGGTGTCGGAGAAGCGTGGCCTGGTGCGGTTCCGCAGCGAGCAACCGCCCTACTCGATCTTCGCACGAGGCGTCGAGGGGCATCTGCTGCCCACCTGTCAGCGGTACGGGATGGGGGTGCTGACCTGGGGTTCGCTCAACGGCGGTTGGCTGTCCGGCGGCTACCGCGCCGGCCGGCCGTTCCCCGCCGGCTCCCGCGCGGCGAAGAGCGGGATCGACCCCGCCGACCCCGGCGTGCTGCGCAAGCTCGACCTCGTCGAGAAGCTGGCGGACCTGGCCAAGTCCGCCGGTCTGACGATGGTGCAGTTGGCGCTGGGCTTCGTCACCGAACACCCGGCGGTGTCCTCGGCGATCGTCGGTCTGCGCGACCGCGCACAGCTCGACGAGGCGCTGGCCGCGGCGGACATCCGCCTCGGGCCGGACGTGCTCGAACGCATCGACGAGATCGTCGCGCCCGGCACCTACGTGGACGAGGGCCAGGGTTCCGCGATGAGTTCCAACCGGGGCGATTCCGGCTTCACCGCCGAGCCGTTCCGCAATCCCGGCCAACGTCGCCGGCCGCGCTAG